The genome window CAAGCCGCAGAGGAAAAATCCTCGGAATGGATGCTGACGGTCACTTTCAGAAAATCAAATCTCAGGTTCCACTTTCAGAACTGTATAAGTACTCCTCAGCGCTGCGCAGTCTTACTCAGGGACGGGGCAGTCATACGCGGAAATTCTCACATTATGAGGAAGTTCCGAAGGAAGTTGAGAATCAGATTGTAGAGGAATATAAAAAGTCACGTGCCGAAGGCGCCTGATTATCAGCATTAACATTAAGCCGGAGAATAATTAACATTATTCTCCGGCTTTTATTTTACGGAAAGTTATGGAAAAACTCTGGTCACCCTGGCGTTCACAATATATAGAGTCATTTAAGGAAAAAAAGACTCCCTCCGGCTGTATTTTTTGCAGTGCAAAGGATGAAGATACGGCTGCCGATGATTCACTGGTAGTGGTAAAGAGCAAGCTCACCTTTACTGTTATGAATCTCTATCCCTATAATAACGGGCATCTGATGGTTGTTCCTTACAGGCATATATCTGAATTTGATCTTCTTACCGCAGAAGAGAGAATTGAGATAATGAGTGAAGTTGAACGTGCAATAAAGGCTTTAAAACTAACTATCAGGCCTGAAGGATTTAATCTGGGAGCAAATCTTGGCAAAGCAGCAGGAGCGGGGATTGACAGCCACCTGCATTTTCACATCGTTCCAAGATGGAACGGGGATACGAATTTTATGCCTGTTTTAGGCGAGACAAAAGTATTATCACAGGATTTATTAAAGGGGAGAAATGAGCTGAGGGAAGCTTATACGAAAATCAGCTGACAGTATTTTGATTTTTACCTTCTGCAAGCCAGGTATCTATCCGGGAAAATAAAAGTACCATAGCGTGAAGGACTCCTGCCCTTTCATGGGGCGAAAGAGTGCTTAGTACTTCACGGTGCAGATCCAGATACTGGTGATGTATATATTTTAGAAAGTCATCCCCGTCGAGTGTAAGACTTAAACGCATATTTCTCCTGTCATTAGGTTCTTCATGTCTTTCAACAAAACCTTTTTGAACAAGACTATTAATAATCCGAGTGCAGCGGCTGGGGCTGAGACACATTCTCTCAGCCACAACCTTGCTGTTTATACTCTGACTGACATGGATTAACCGGAGGCACCGGAATTCTGCCTGCGTCAGGTGAAATTGCCTGACGCGCATCTCTTCTTTTCTGTGGCAACTGTCCAGAATTTTATAAGTAAGTTCAGCGAGCTGCTCAGCAGATTCCGATGATTTAGTATCCGGTTTGACTTCCATAAATACCAGCACTTACTTTTTCTTAGTAGTCAACTTCCGTTCCGTAAACATTCAGTTTGCCATTGATGTGCTTCTGCTTATCGATGATTGTGTAGGTTGTTCCGCTTACTGAAACAACATCAC of Ignavibacteriales bacterium contains these proteins:
- a CDS encoding MarR family transcriptional regulator, translated to MEVKPDTKSSESAEQLAELTYKILDSCHRKEEMRVRQFHLTQAEFRCLRLIHVSQSINSKVVAERMCLSPSRCTRIINSLVQKGFVERHEEPNDRRNMRLSLTLDGDDFLKYIHHQYLDLHREVLSTLSPHERAGVLHAMVLLFSRIDTWLAEGKNQNTVS
- a CDS encoding HIT domain-containing protein, with protein sequence MEKLWSPWRSQYIESFKEKKTPSGCIFCSAKDEDTAADDSLVVVKSKLTFTVMNLYPYNNGHLMVVPYRHISEFDLLTAEERIEIMSEVERAIKALKLTIRPEGFNLGANLGKAAGAGIDSHLHFHIVPRWNGDTNFMPVLGETKVLSQDLLKGRNELREAYTKIS